One stretch of Oncorhynchus kisutch isolate 150728-3 unplaced genomic scaffold, Okis_V2 scaffold1255, whole genome shotgun sequence DNA includes these proteins:
- the LOC116365477 gene encoding serine/threonine-protein phosphatase 1 regulatory subunit 10-like: protein HPGGGLELSEDPGGGLGLSEHPGGGLELSENPGGGLELSEDPGGGLELSEIPGGGLELSEDPGEGLELSEHPGGGLELSEHPGGGLGLAEHPGGGLELTKHPGGGLELSEHPGGGLELSEHPGGGLELTKHPGGGLELSEHQSSPRVF from the coding sequence AACACCCTGGGGGAGGACTAGAGCTGTCAGAAGACCCTGGGGGAGGACTAGGGCTGTCAGAACACCCTGGGGGAGGACTAGAGCTGTCAGAAAACCCTGGGGGAGGCCTAGAGCTGTCAGAAGACCCTGGGGGAGGACTAGAGCTGTCAGAAATCCCTGGGGGAGGACTAGAGCTGTCAGAAGACCCTGGGGAAGGACTAGAGCTGTCAGAACACCCTGGGGGAGGACTAGAGCTGTCAGAACACCCTGGGGGAGGACTAGGGCTGGCTGAACACCCTGGGGGAGGACTAGAGCTGACTAAACACCCTGGGGGAGGACTAGAGCTGTCAGAACACCCTGGGGGAGGACTAGAGCTGTCAGAACACCCTGGGGGAGGACTAGAGCTGACTAAACACCCTGGGGGAGGACTAGAGCTGTCAGAACACCAGTCCTCCCCCAGGGTGTTCTGA